One part of the Granulicella arctica genome encodes these proteins:
- the cmk gene encoding (d)CMP kinase, with protein MTLDAQPQSDSEVPKRERPVIAIDGPAGAGKSTLAAHLARRFGFLNLETGAMYRALALKAIENDYGFDEEAPLLSLASNTRITLEPQLEGNRVLLDGTDVSRRIREQDVTSAASQISIHPQLRAWMVHQQRALGAKGGVVMEGRDIGTAVFPDAEVKIFLDAAPEVRGNRRYRQAAPVEHPTDRQNAARQAPDPQTIEQKRLAEAAIIAELKERDHRDRTRVESPLQPAADAIILDSTAMSLNEVLAAAEAIVRSHLPA; from the coding sequence ATGACGCTCGACGCGCAGCCGCAATCCGATTCCGAAGTGCCGAAGCGGGAACGGCCGGTCATTGCTATTGATGGACCGGCCGGGGCAGGGAAGTCGACGCTCGCCGCACACTTGGCGCGACGCTTCGGCTTCCTTAATCTGGAGACGGGGGCGATGTATCGTGCTCTCGCGCTGAAAGCGATTGAAAATGACTATGGCTTCGACGAAGAGGCTCCGCTCCTGAGTCTTGCGTCGAACACGCGCATTACGCTGGAACCGCAGCTCGAAGGCAACCGCGTCCTGCTCGATGGAACGGATGTCAGTCGCCGTATCCGCGAGCAGGATGTCACCTCTGCCGCGTCGCAGATCTCCATCCACCCACAGCTGCGCGCCTGGATGGTCCATCAGCAGCGTGCGCTGGGCGCGAAGGGCGGCGTGGTGATGGAGGGGCGCGATATTGGGACTGCCGTATTCCCAGACGCCGAGGTCAAGATCTTTCTCGATGCGGCTCCCGAGGTGCGGGGAAACCGCCGTTACCGGCAGGCTGCCCCCGTCGAACACCCGACGGATCGGCAAAACGCGGCTCGTCAGGCACCTGATCCGCAAACTATTGAGCAGAAGCGGCTTGCGGAGGCGGCCATTATCGCCGAACTGAAGGAGCGCGACCATCGCGACCGCACGCGAGTGGAGTCTCCCTTGCAGCCAGCCGCCGATGCCATCATTCTGGATTCCACGGCCATGTCGCTGAACGAGGTGCTCGCAGCGGCCGAAGCGATCGTCCGTTCCCACCTGCCTGCCTGA
- the pyk gene encoding pyruvate kinase, which translates to MTPPKPHSKKPSSKAKTAIAAAVAEPSTAIASSDTFTAQGHIRRAKIVATLGPACSTEPVFRELVRAGLDVARLNFSHGSHEQKAELIRMVRKVSREEGKPICILADLQGPKIRTGKLKDHKPVLLVAGKRLTITPREIAGTAALVGTTFTTLAENLEPGSRILLSDGLIELRVEAVKGVDVVCEIINGGMLGENKGINLPGIAVNVPSLTEKDEEDLIFAIGENVDTIAVSFVRTADDVRHVKNRLAALNSDAWVIAKLEKPQAIEHLDSILEVADGIMVARGDLGVEVPPEKVPAIQKHIIRRAAEYRKPVITATQMLESMIENPRPTRAEVSDVANAIYDGSDAVMLSAESAAGKYPVQSVAMMAKIVVESEHQMRVDPPLTSRRPHSASLSVAETICECMAHAADDLDVAAIAIFTETGGTARLLSKYRPSPPIYALSPFEKVIHRSMLLWGTYPILCDRFTDTDMLVNMAEHILETQGYVRQSQVLGIVAGTRTRSGATNFMRLHMVGDRDVEIGKTKKAKKKKKR; encoded by the coding sequence ATGACTCCCCCCAAGCCTCACTCGAAGAAGCCGTCCTCGAAAGCGAAGACCGCCATCGCAGCAGCCGTCGCGGAGCCTTCCACTGCAATCGCCAGTAGCGACACCTTTACCGCCCAGGGGCATATTCGTCGCGCCAAGATCGTCGCGACGCTGGGACCGGCGTGCAGCACGGAGCCGGTCTTCCGCGAGCTGGTGCGCGCCGGACTGGATGTGGCCCGCCTCAACTTCTCGCACGGATCGCATGAACAAAAGGCGGAGCTGATCCGCATGGTGCGTAAGGTCTCCCGCGAAGAGGGCAAGCCGATCTGTATCCTTGCCGACCTACAGGGACCGAAGATTCGCACCGGCAAGCTGAAGGATCATAAGCCGGTGCTGCTGGTTGCGGGCAAGCGGCTTACGATTACGCCGCGCGAGATTGCCGGGACCGCCGCGCTGGTTGGCACGACCTTTACGACGCTTGCGGAGAACCTGGAGCCCGGCTCGCGCATTCTGCTCTCCGATGGCTTGATCGAGCTTCGCGTTGAGGCCGTCAAAGGCGTCGATGTGGTCTGCGAGATCATTAACGGCGGTATGCTCGGCGAGAACAAGGGAATCAATCTTCCTGGCATTGCCGTCAATGTGCCGTCGCTCACCGAGAAGGACGAGGAGGACCTGATCTTTGCGATCGGTGAGAACGTCGATACCATCGCGGTCTCCTTCGTTCGTACGGCAGACGATGTGCGCCACGTCAAGAATCGGCTTGCTGCGTTGAACTCGGACGCATGGGTGATCGCGAAGCTCGAGAAGCCACAGGCGATTGAACACCTCGACAGTATCCTTGAGGTTGCCGACGGCATCATGGTCGCTCGTGGCGATCTTGGCGTTGAGGTTCCTCCGGAGAAGGTCCCGGCGATTCAGAAGCACATCATTCGGCGCGCTGCCGAGTACCGCAAGCCTGTCATCACAGCGACGCAGATGCTTGAGTCGATGATTGAAAACCCACGTCCCACAAGGGCCGAGGTTTCCGACGTGGCGAACGCCATCTACGATGGCTCGGATGCGGTGATGCTTTCGGCGGAGAGCGCTGCGGGTAAGTATCCGGTGCAATCGGTCGCCATGATGGCGAAGATTGTTGTCGAGTCAGAACACCAGATGCGGGTTGATCCGCCGCTGACCTCGCGACGTCCTCATAGCGCGAGCCTCTCCGTTGCCGAGACAATCTGCGAGTGCATGGCGCATGCAGCCGATGATCTCGATGTGGCAGCGATCGCGATCTTTACTGAGACGGGTGGCACGGCGCGGCTGCTCTCGAAGTATCGGCCGTCTCCGCCGATCTATGCGCTCTCACCGTTTGAGAAGGTCATCCATCGTTCGATGTTGCTTTGGGGGACGTATCCGATTCTCTGCGACCGGTTCACTGATACCGATATGCTCGTAAACATGGCGGAGCATATTCTCGAGACGCAGGGCTATGTCCGGCAGAGCCAGGTGCTGGGCATTGTGGCCGGCACGCGAACTCGCTCCGGTGCTACCAACTTTATGCGCCTGCACATGGTCGGCGATCGCGATGTCGAGATCGGCAAGACGAAGAAGGCCAAGAAGAAGAAAAAGCGCTAG
- a CDS encoding 2-oxoglutarate dehydrogenase E1 component, with the protein MATKTAPRIASAPSAAPENRAAEREQVFDIFRRWGYLQSWLDPLGQYLPPEPFPVAVPEGEFAAEARSYYSSTFGIEFAHIVNSEQRQWLQEKIEQPTPRPDQAHVLSQLIRADIFEQVIQSRYLGTKRFSLEGLTVLIPFLDQVLATGSATGVSKAIIAMSHRGRLNVMTNTIGRSATEIFAKFEDVDPRSTLGGGDVKYHVGATGEYHAADGSAIALHLASNPSHLEAVNPVVMGRSRAKQIRMGEGALNKVLPIIIHGDAAFAGQGITAESLNMASLAGYNIGGTVHVIVNNLLGFTALPEESNSSRFSTDIAKRLPIPIFHVNAEDPDAVMRIAAIATEYRQRFHSDVVVDLIGYRRYGHNEADDPTVTQPRRYALIKERKPLYQLYAEQIGVDPTDEAKAIQSEFFDEQKAATQVERKPRLAQLPDYWSTYHGGDLSDADEQLTTGISAERVLELSRLLNRYPDGFHIHPKVQKLYEQRIEMAEGKRAFDYGSAELLAYASLLTEGTPVRLTGQDSQRGTFNQRHSVLVDTETEVRYTPLAHLTESQGSFEVHNSLLSEAAALGFEYGYSRDYPEALVLWEAQFGDFVNGAQIIIDQFIASGEAKWGLLSGLVLLLPHGYDGQGPEHSSARMERFLQLAAHDNLVIAQPSNASQYFHLLRRQARRAWRKPLIVFTPKSMLRHPDAASTIAELGKPRFENVLPDNDVVNPRRLLVCSGKIGHNLRVEREKRKDTSVGIVFVEQLYPWPEEELQAALDQHPDAQEIVWVQEEPANMGALFYVMPLLRRMVGDRALLSVKRSASASPATGSAKAHELEEKTLIDLAFGALRS; encoded by the coding sequence ATGGCCACTAAAACCGCCCCACGAATAGCTTCCGCACCGTCGGCAGCGCCAGAAAACAGAGCCGCCGAACGAGAGCAGGTCTTTGACATCTTTCGCCGCTGGGGATACCTCCAGTCCTGGCTTGACCCGCTCGGTCAGTATCTTCCACCGGAACCGTTTCCTGTTGCAGTTCCCGAGGGCGAGTTCGCAGCCGAGGCGCGTAGCTATTATTCCAGCACCTTCGGTATCGAGTTTGCGCACATTGTGAACTCCGAACAGCGTCAGTGGCTTCAGGAAAAGATTGAGCAGCCCACACCGCGTCCGGACCAGGCGCATGTTCTTAGCCAGCTCATCCGTGCCGATATCTTTGAACAGGTAATTCAGTCACGCTATCTGGGCACGAAGCGTTTCTCGCTCGAGGGACTTACTGTTCTCATCCCATTCCTCGACCAGGTCCTCGCGACCGGTTCTGCTACTGGGGTCTCCAAGGCGATTATTGCGATGAGTCATCGCGGCCGCCTCAATGTGATGACCAACACCATTGGCCGTTCGGCGACGGAGATCTTTGCCAAGTTTGAAGATGTCGATCCGCGCAGTACCCTCGGCGGTGGTGATGTGAAGTATCACGTCGGCGCGACTGGCGAGTACCATGCGGCGGACGGCAGCGCGATCGCGCTCCATCTCGCTTCAAACCCAAGCCATCTTGAAGCCGTCAACCCAGTCGTGATGGGGCGTTCCCGTGCCAAGCAGATCCGTATGGGCGAGGGCGCATTGAACAAAGTGCTGCCGATCATCATCCATGGCGATGCCGCCTTTGCCGGGCAGGGCATTACGGCCGAATCGCTTAATATGGCTTCGCTTGCCGGCTATAACATCGGTGGGACGGTTCACGTTATTGTGAACAACCTGCTTGGGTTTACGGCGTTGCCGGAGGAGTCGAACTCCTCCCGCTTTTCAACGGATATCGCTAAGCGCCTGCCTATTCCCATCTTCCACGTCAACGCGGAGGATCCGGACGCGGTCATGCGCATTGCGGCCATTGCGACGGAGTATCGTCAGCGCTTCCATTCGGATGTTGTCGTCGATCTCATCGGATACCGTCGCTACGGCCATAACGAGGCGGACGATCCTACTGTGACGCAGCCGCGTCGCTATGCGCTCATCAAGGAACGCAAGCCGCTGTATCAGCTTTATGCCGAGCAGATTGGCGTAGACCCGACGGATGAGGCGAAGGCCATCCAGAGCGAGTTCTTCGACGAGCAGAAGGCTGCTACACAGGTAGAGCGGAAGCCGCGCCTGGCACAGCTTCCGGACTACTGGAGCACCTATCATGGCGGTGACCTGTCCGACGCCGACGAGCAGCTTACAACCGGCATCTCCGCGGAGCGTGTCCTCGAGCTTTCGCGTCTGCTCAACCGATATCCCGATGGCTTCCACATCCACCCGAAGGTGCAGAAGCTCTATGAGCAGCGGATTGAGATGGCGGAAGGGAAGCGTGCCTTCGACTATGGATCGGCCGAACTGCTCGCGTACGCCTCTCTGCTGACTGAGGGTACGCCTGTTCGCCTTACGGGGCAGGACTCGCAGCGTGGCACCTTCAACCAGCGCCACTCCGTATTGGTGGATACAGAGACAGAGGTTCGCTATACGCCGCTGGCGCATCTCACTGAGAGCCAGGGCAGCTTCGAGGTGCATAATTCGCTGCTCTCAGAGGCTGCGGCGCTTGGCTTCGAGTACGGCTACTCGCGCGACTATCCTGAGGCTCTTGTGCTCTGGGAGGCGCAGTTTGGGGACTTCGTCAACGGCGCACAGATCATCATCGATCAGTTCATTGCCTCGGGTGAGGCCAAGTGGGGATTGCTTTCAGGGCTTGTGCTGTTGCTGCCGCACGGCTATGACGGTCAAGGCCCAGAGCATTCCTCGGCTCGCATGGAGCGCTTCCTGCAACTCGCGGCTCATGACAACCTCGTCATCGCGCAGCCCTCAAATGCGTCGCAGTACTTCCATCTACTGCGACGGCAGGCACGGCGCGCATGGCGCAAGCCGCTGATTGTCTTCACCCCAAAGAGTATGCTGCGGCACCCGGATGCTGCCTCCACCATTGCCGAACTGGGTAAACCGCGCTTTGAAAATGTACTGCCGGACAACGATGTGGTCAACCCTCGTCGTCTGCTCGTATGCAGCGGAAAGATTGGTCATAACCTTCGTGTCGAACGCGAGAAGCGCAAGGACACGAGCGTTGGCATTGTCTTCGTCGAGCAGCTCTATCCCTGGCCCGAAGAAGAGCTACAGGCTGCACTCGATCAGCATCCCGACGCGCAGGAGATCGTCTGGGTGCAAGAGGAGCCAGCCAACATGGGAGCGCTTTTCTACGTGATGCCGCTGCTGCGCCGCATGGTTGGCGACCGCGCGCTGCTCAGCGTCAAGCGTAGCGCCAGTGCCAGCCCTGCGACCGGCTCCGCCAAGGCTCACGAGCTCGAAGAGAAGACCCTGATCGATCTCGCCTTCGGTGCGCTGCGCAGCTAA
- a CDS encoding cold-shock protein — translation MEQGTVKWFNDAKGFGFISRQNGEDVFVHYSAINSNGFKSLQEGQAVQFNVVKGPKGWQASDVQPL, via the coding sequence ATGGAACAGGGAACAGTGAAGTGGTTTAACGATGCCAAGGGGTTTGGCTTCATCAGCCGTCAGAATGGCGAGGACGTTTTCGTACACTACTCGGCGATCAACTCGAACGGTTTCAAGAGCCTTCAAGAGGGTCAGGCTGTTCAGTTCAACGTCGTCAAGGGACCCAAGGGCTGGCAGGCGTCCGATGTTCAGCCTCTCTAA
- a CDS encoding TonB-dependent receptor has translation MTSSFLQYWRRVFIFTALVAMFSVTPLLFAQQGASLSGTVLDSAGAALPNAAVSIKSESTAFLRKTTSDALGHFSAINLPAGKYSVEAEAPGFAATRKTGIQLGASQSQELSLSLSIGNANDQVTVEANASGSMAAALSPVGALLEARSARSEISSDFIQQFTSPVADYGEISQIVPGVYSINSNGVGLGQSANYFRGFPDGDYDITWDGIPFEDTNTPTHHSWAFFPGVWIGGVDFDRSPGSASTIGPSPFGGTINLLSKQIPDQQAVRGTISYGSFNTMLLDAQYDSGNLGAAHKASFVLDVHRLTSDGFQAFNYQQRIGGDIKVQYKLSDRTLLSGYSGVIQLTANTPNNSGPTRAQAQLQYNFLLQNTDPTSTYYYAYNTYRVPTDFEYIGLKSALGHGWALDIKPYTYNYDNSQYYTNDPPKTADGKIDATCATPVKGKSPCAVDKYNSYRKYGETSSVTQTSKWGVFRTGLWYEWSLTNRHQIPSNPLTHVDDLLPNFNEHYTFNDFQPFAEYELHAMPRLTLTGGLKYSYYGMRFKQYADNGGKIGNLGGKPYIINTADYHNYLPSADANYRIKNNWSVYGQFSKGNIIPPTNVFDVTGGSVGALPKPTGVSTYQTGSVLKLKRFTLDGDAYYIKYQNTYSSFTPITGEDTIYFLGPDSVTKGFEVETNVYIAHGLSFYVNGTADKASYVGTGVPNNLFVANAPANTEGFGITYQEKNLDLGFFEKRIGPQWNDNGSFHNQFNVAPFNIVNLFLNYNVRNNTIFDGSKIAFSMNNLLDTRNIVGVGFANSAAPLKVNGIASTYFASTALSQGDILTQTPGRSFTLTVTFGGVWR, from the coding sequence GTGACAAGTAGTTTCTTGCAGTATTGGCGCCGCGTCTTTATTTTCACCGCGCTGGTTGCCATGTTTTCCGTTACACCATTGCTTTTTGCACAGCAGGGAGCGTCCCTGAGCGGAACGGTTCTCGACTCGGCTGGAGCCGCACTTCCAAACGCTGCGGTTAGCATCAAGAGCGAGTCGACGGCTTTCCTTCGCAAGACAACTTCGGATGCGCTGGGACACTTTTCGGCGATCAATCTACCTGCTGGAAAATATAGCGTTGAGGCTGAGGCTCCAGGATTTGCCGCTACCCGCAAGACGGGCATCCAGTTGGGTGCTAGCCAGTCGCAGGAGCTCTCGCTCTCTCTGAGCATCGGCAATGCGAACGATCAGGTGACCGTCGAGGCGAACGCCTCCGGTTCCATGGCAGCGGCGCTCTCTCCGGTAGGCGCTCTGCTCGAGGCGCGCTCTGCTCGTTCCGAGATCAGCAGCGACTTCATTCAGCAATTCACGTCTCCGGTTGCGGACTATGGCGAGATCTCGCAGATCGTCCCCGGCGTCTACTCCATCAACTCCAACGGCGTTGGCCTGGGGCAGAGTGCAAACTACTTCCGCGGCTTTCCGGATGGCGACTACGACATAACATGGGACGGGATTCCGTTTGAAGATACGAACACGCCGACCCATCACTCCTGGGCATTCTTCCCGGGCGTATGGATCGGTGGTGTCGACTTCGATCGCAGCCCTGGCAGTGCCTCCACGATTGGGCCGAGCCCCTTTGGCGGTACGATCAACCTGCTGTCGAAGCAGATTCCGGATCAGCAGGCTGTTCGTGGAACCATCTCGTACGGATCGTTCAATACGATGCTGCTGGATGCTCAGTACGACTCGGGCAACCTTGGCGCGGCCCACAAAGCGAGCTTCGTGCTCGATGTGCACCGGCTCACCTCGGATGGCTTTCAAGCCTTCAATTATCAGCAACGCATCGGGGGCGATATCAAGGTGCAGTACAAGCTTTCCGATCGCACCCTTCTGAGCGGATATAGCGGAGTCATCCAACTTACGGCGAATACACCGAACAACTCCGGCCCTACGCGTGCGCAGGCTCAGCTACAGTACAACTTCCTGTTGCAGAATACGGATCCCACGAGCACGTATTACTATGCGTATAACACCTACCGCGTTCCGACAGACTTCGAGTACATCGGCCTTAAGTCTGCGCTCGGCCATGGCTGGGCTTTGGACATAAAGCCCTATACCTATAACTACGATAACTCGCAGTACTATACGAACGATCCTCCGAAGACTGCCGATGGCAAGATCGATGCTACCTGCGCAACTCCGGTCAAAGGTAAGTCGCCCTGCGCGGTTGATAAGTACAACAGCTATCGCAAGTATGGCGAGACCAGTTCTGTTACACAGACCTCGAAGTGGGGCGTCTTCCGCACTGGACTTTGGTATGAGTGGTCGTTGACCAACCGTCACCAGATTCCTTCGAATCCTCTTACTCACGTAGATGACCTTCTTCCCAACTTCAACGAGCACTATACCTTCAATGACTTTCAGCCTTTCGCGGAGTATGAGCTGCACGCTATGCCTCGGCTTACTCTTACCGGTGGTCTCAAGTACTCTTACTACGGTATGCGTTTCAAGCAGTATGCCGACAACGGCGGCAAGATCGGCAACCTCGGTGGTAAGCCTTACATCATCAACACGGCTGACTACCATAACTATCTTCCGTCCGCCGATGCTAACTACCGCATCAAGAACAACTGGTCGGTCTACGGGCAGTTCTCCAAGGGAAATATCATTCCACCGACCAACGTCTTTGACGTGACGGGCGGAAGTGTTGGCGCGCTTCCGAAGCCGACCGGCGTCTCGACCTACCAGACCGGCTCCGTTCTGAAGCTGAAGCGGTTTACGTTGGATGGCGATGCGTATTACATCAAGTACCAAAACACCTATTCGTCCTTTACGCCTATTACCGGCGAGGATACGATCTACTTCCTCGGCCCCGACTCGGTGACCAAGGGTTTTGAGGTGGAGACCAATGTCTATATCGCACATGGTCTGAGTTTCTATGTCAATGGAACAGCGGACAAGGCTTCCTATGTTGGAACCGGTGTGCCAAACAATCTCTTTGTCGCGAACGCACCCGCCAACACGGAGGGTTTTGGGATTACGTATCAGGAGAAGAATCTTGATCTAGGTTTCTTCGAGAAGCGTATCGGGCCGCAGTGGAACGATAACGGTTCCTTCCACAATCAGTTCAACGTAGCTCCGTTCAACATCGTCAACCTCTTCCTCAACTACAACGTGCGGAATAACACGATCTTCGATGGCAGCAAGATCGCGTTCAGCATGAACAATTTGCTTGATACGCGCAACATCGTCGGAGTCGGCTTTGCTAACTCGGCTGCGCCGCTCAAGGTTAACGGAATTGCATCGACCTACTTTGCCAGTACAGCTCTGAGCCAGGGAGACATCCTGACCCAAACCCCCGGCCGGAGCTTTACGTTGACCGTCACCTTTGGTGGCGTCTGGCGCTAG
- a CDS encoding Gfo/Idh/MocA family protein gives MAASAASSLVPASFAQGGSNLSGRRVRYCIVGLGRISMDHFMPATKMSSMVEVTAIVSGHPEKAKRQAAMYNVPDSSIYTYENFDRIRDNTNIDAVYIALPNGMHAEYTIRAAQAGKHVLCEKPMANTVEQCEAMIAACDKANRKLMIAYRCQLEPTTLHARKLVQSGALGKIQAIESANGFNIAQGEWRLNRKLAGGGPLMDVGIYSLNACRFIAGEEPGVLSAYSSVIDHDGRFDEVEENVSWTMKFPSGILASCNTTYGASMDGFYRIHGSKGTLHVEPAFGYQGIHLTAHLRGAEAVDDLEQEKDPAQFTRQADYFAKCIVGDTKPGPSGEEGLRDIKLMMQIYRSAGLHS, from the coding sequence ATGGCTGCATCCGCGGCGTCGTCGCTTGTACCAGCGAGCTTTGCTCAGGGTGGTTCAAACCTGTCAGGTCGACGCGTCCGATACTGCATTGTCGGCCTGGGCCGTATCTCCATGGATCACTTCATGCCTGCGACGAAGATGTCTTCGATGGTGGAGGTGACTGCGATTGTGAGCGGACATCCTGAGAAGGCGAAGCGGCAGGCTGCGATGTATAACGTGCCTGACAGCTCGATTTACACCTACGAGAACTTCGACCGAATTCGCGACAACACGAATATCGATGCCGTCTATATCGCATTGCCGAACGGGATGCATGCGGAGTACACGATCCGCGCTGCACAAGCGGGTAAGCATGTCCTTTGCGAGAAGCCGATGGCCAACACTGTTGAACAGTGCGAGGCGATGATTGCTGCTTGCGACAAGGCGAATCGCAAGCTGATGATTGCGTATCGTTGTCAGCTTGAGCCGACGACGCTGCATGCGCGGAAGCTTGTTCAGAGTGGAGCGCTTGGGAAGATCCAGGCGATCGAAAGCGCGAACGGCTTCAACATCGCTCAGGGTGAGTGGCGACTCAATCGCAAGCTGGCGGGCGGTGGGCCGCTGATGGATGTCGGTATCTATTCATTAAACGCGTGCCGCTTTATTGCCGGCGAGGAACCCGGTGTGCTCTCGGCCTACAGCTCGGTCATCGACCATGACGGGCGCTTCGACGAAGTGGAGGAGAATGTCTCCTGGACGATGAAGTTTCCGTCGGGCATCCTTGCGAGCTGCAACACCACCTACGGTGCGAGTATGGATGGTTTCTACAGGATTCATGGCTCGAAGGGGACGCTGCATGTCGAGCCGGCCTTTGGCTATCAGGGGATTCATTTGACTGCACATCTTAGGGGAGCGGAGGCAGTCGACGATCTGGAGCAGGAGAAGGATCCGGCGCAGTTCACTCGCCAGGCCGATTATTTTGCGAAGTGCATCGTCGGAGACACGAAGCCGGGGCCATCGGGAGAAGAAGGCTTGCGCGACATCAAGCTGATGATGCAGATCTACCGCTCGGCCGGGCTGCATTCCTAA
- the mutL gene encoding DNA mismatch repair endonuclease MutL: MGRIRILSDQVANQIAAGEVVERPASVVKELLENSIDAGATRIRVEVEGGGRKLIRIVDNGHGMVKDDALLAFERHATSKLRTSDDLLSIATLGFRGEALPSIASVARVHLQTRAIEDEAGTEIEIAGGNILRVEDAGMPTGTTIAIRDLFFNTPARRKFLKTEQTELAHIAALVTHYALAHPSKHFELHSATQALLIAPAVANAGERLFQIFGKDTAMYMLPTTAEMDFARAGLPEPPPWKREADYEAPDPGYIRITGFVSKPELQKLNRNSIYVFVNHRLIRDRLVTHALIEAYRNIIPPTSFPVVLLFLEMPPQEVDVNVHPAKTEVRFRQPSFVHDFIRDTVRTTLMNARPATSFAAALHPATNSASNSLLLDVSPMPGAPDQPVFSPNPQSEPEPSFADAEAFTLQAPTLPESPGRLEFSEQSIPVGYDAERPEDNQQQTLNALATLKPLGQLRDSFILAVNDEGLWIVDQHVAHERVLFEKILREREIEKVQRQRLLMPLLIDLLPAQMIRFAELADELDRNGFEAEPFGPRTLAIKAAPVGLEGRELERMLEEVLGVPEREQQTENSDTRRRRIAASIACHAAIKINTPLDSSKIDWLLAELAKTEHPTSCPHGRPIALRYSYKDVQKAFQRI; encoded by the coding sequence ATGGGCCGTATCCGCATTCTCTCCGACCAGGTGGCCAACCAGATCGCCGCTGGCGAGGTGGTTGAACGCCCGGCTTCGGTCGTGAAAGAGCTGCTTGAGAACTCCATCGACGCTGGAGCGACGCGCATCCGCGTGGAGGTCGAGGGCGGTGGCCGCAAGCTGATCCGCATCGTCGATAACGGCCACGGCATGGTTAAGGACGATGCGCTGCTCGCCTTCGAGCGTCACGCGACCAGCAAGCTGCGCACCTCGGATGACCTTCTCTCCATTGCGACGCTCGGGTTTCGTGGAGAGGCACTGCCATCGATTGCGTCGGTGGCTCGCGTCCATCTACAGACGCGTGCAATCGAGGATGAAGCAGGTACAGAGATTGAGATTGCCGGGGGAAACATCCTGCGCGTTGAAGACGCGGGCATGCCCACGGGAACAACCATCGCCATTCGCGATCTCTTTTTCAATACGCCTGCGCGTCGCAAATTTTTGAAGACAGAGCAGACGGAGCTGGCGCACATCGCCGCGCTGGTCACACACTATGCGCTGGCGCATCCGTCGAAGCACTTCGAGCTGCACTCAGCCACGCAGGCCCTGCTGATTGCGCCTGCTGTGGCGAACGCGGGTGAACGGCTCTTCCAGATCTTCGGCAAGGATACTGCGATGTACATGCTCCCCACGACGGCGGAGATGGACTTTGCCCGTGCCGGCCTACCGGAGCCGCCGCCCTGGAAGCGTGAGGCAGACTACGAGGCACCCGATCCTGGCTACATCCGCATCACGGGCTTCGTCTCAAAGCCTGAATTGCAGAAGCTCAACCGCAACTCGATCTACGTCTTCGTCAATCACCGGCTCATTCGCGACCGTCTTGTTACACATGCGTTGATCGAGGCGTATCGCAACATCATTCCGCCGACGAGCTTCCCGGTTGTGCTGCTGTTTCTAGAGATGCCACCGCAGGAGGTGGACGTCAACGTTCATCCGGCGAAGACAGAGGTGCGCTTCCGTCAGCCGAGCTTTGTGCATGACTTTATCCGCGATACGGTTCGTACCACGCTGATGAATGCCCGTCCGGCGACCAGTTTTGCTGCAGCTCTGCATCCAGCTACGAATAGTGCCAGCAACTCGTTGCTGCTCGACGTGAGTCCGATGCCAGGAGCGCCTGACCAACCTGTCTTCTCGCCGAACCCGCAGTCGGAGCCGGAACCTTCTTTCGCGGATGCGGAGGCCTTCACACTTCAGGCTCCGACGCTTCCAGAGTCGCCTGGCCGCCTCGAGTTCTCCGAGCAGAGTATCCCCGTCGGCTATGATGCGGAGCGGCCTGAGGACAATCAGCAGCAGACGTTGAATGCACTGGCGACGCTGAAGCCGCTTGGCCAGTTGCGCGATTCGTTTATCCTTGCGGTCAACGATGAGGGCCTTTGGATCGTTGACCAGCATGTCGCGCACGAACGGGTCCTGTTTGAAAAGATTCTTCGGGAGCGGGAGATCGAAAAGGTGCAGCGTCAGCGCCTTCTGATGCCGTTGCTGATCGATCTGCTTCCGGCGCAGATGATCCGGTTTGCGGAGCTGGCGGATGAGCTGGACCGCAATGGCTTCGAGGCCGAGCCATTCGGGCCACGAACGCTGGCGATCAAGGCTGCGCCGGTAGGGTTGGAGGGCAGGGAGCTCGAACGGATGCTCGAAGAGGTGCTCGGCGTGCCTGAACGCGAGCAGCAGACCGAGAACTCCGACACCCGCCGTCGCCGCATTGCGGCCAGCATTGCCTGCCATGCGGCCATCAAGATCAACACACCGCTCGACTCCTCAAAGATCGACTGGTTACTTGCGGAACTGGCAAAGACGGAGCATCCAACGAGTTGTCCGCACGGCAGGCCCATCGCTTTGCGGTATTCTTATAAGGACGTACAAAAGGCGTTCCAGCGGATCTAG
- a CDS encoding cold-shock protein — MEQGTVKWFNDAKGFGFISRQNGEDVFAHYSAIVSSGFKSLQEGQAVQFNVVKGPKGWQASDIQPL, encoded by the coding sequence ATGGAACAGGGAACAGTGAAGTGGTTTAACGATGCCAAGGGGTTTGGTTTCATCAGCCGTCAGAACGGCGAGGATGTGTTCGCACACTACTCGGCGATCGTTTCGAGCGGTTTCAAGAGCCTCCAAGAGGGTCAGGCTGTGCAGTTCAACGTCGTCAAGGGACCCAAGGGTTGGCAGGCTTCGGACATCCAGCCTCTCTAA